Sequence from the Pseudomonas frederiksbergensis genome:
GACATCAGCACGTTCACCGGCTTCGGCGCCACGGCCTGTACCACGGAGAGGACCTGTTCGGCGCTGCTCAGCCCGGGCGCATAGAGCACGTCTGCACCCGCGTCGGCGAAGGCCTTCAGGCGTCGGATGGTGTCGTCCAGGTCGGGTTTTCCGTGCAGGAAATTCTCCGCCCGGGCGGTCAGCAAGAAGGGAAACGGCAAGCTGCGCACCGCGTCGGCCGCGGCCTTGACCCGCGCCACTGCGTGATCGAAGCAATAGATCGGACTGTCCGGGCGTCCGGTGGCATCTTCGATGGAGCCCCCCACCGCCCCGGCTTCTGCCGCACGCAACAAGCTACGGGCACACGCTTCAGGCGCATCGGCGAATCCGTTTTCCAGGTCGACGGCCACTGGCAAATCCGTGGCCGCCACGATCGCCCGCACGTTAGCCAGCGTGTCATCCAGGCCCAGCGCCCCATCGGGTCGCCCCAGGGAAAAAGCGTGGCCGGCACTGGTGGTCGCCAAGGCTTCAAAGCCAAGGCTGGCGAGCATCTTGGCTGAGCCGGCATCCCAAGGATTGGGAATGACAAAAGCCCCTTCGCGTTCGTGCAAGGCCTTGAACGCCTGGGCTCGCCGGGTTTGTGCATCCATGAAAGTCGCTCCTGAGCAGTGGACGGGTTTGCCTCAGAGCAAACCCAGTTGCTCGGCGGCGGGTTCTCTATATAGCTCAGGCAGCGCCGGCAAGCCAGGCAAACGGTTCATCAAGCGGCTGTGAAAATGCATCGCGAGTTTTGCCGCCAGGAGGTTGTCGGCGGTGTGCAGGAACATATAGGGCGTGCGCCCTTCTTCGATCCACTCGGCGACCTTTTCCACCCAAGGCGTCAGGAACGGCTCGTTGGCTTCCACCACTGGATGACCGACGAAGCGCACCTGGGGGCATTGAGTGAAGGCCGCTGGTCGCGTAGGCACCCGCGGCTTCTTGTATTGAGCATGGATCACCGAAGGCTCGGTCGAGGCGCAA
This genomic interval carries:
- a CDS encoding oxaloacetate decarboxylase, yielding MDAQTRRAQAFKALHEREGAFVIPNPWDAGSAKMLASLGFEALATTSAGHAFSLGRPDGALGLDDTLANVRAIVAATDLPVAVDLENGFADAPEACARSLLRAAEAGAVGGSIEDATGRPDSPIYCFDHAVARVKAAADAVRSLPFPFLLTARAENFLHGKPDLDDTIRRLKAFADAGADVLYAPGLSSAEQVLSVVQAVAPKPVNVLMSGALDLTVAQLSELGVKRISVGSALALAAYGEFFRAAEEIQQQGTFTFTRRSMPFNQANQLFKG